The Alphaproteobacteria bacterium genome contains a region encoding:
- a CDS encoding multidrug effflux MFS transporter, with translation MLRPDTFALTALLALLTALGPLAVDMYLPSFPDIGRLLGAPPATVQLTLSLYMVSYAVGQVIYGPLSDRYGRVPVLRAALAIYCVASLGCAFAPDIEMLLAARIVQALGSSGAVVLARAVVRDLYSGARAGRELSLMGAIMALAPVFAPMIGGVLQSAFGWRSHFILQIAFGLIAIYFVWRKLPETLKTATTGPLSPRAIFAGYAEIARNRAVLAYVGMLAVSFAGVFAWISGSSFVLQDIYGLSALSFGLAFAAASAGYLVGTTVATRIVLRLGIDRTIGAGAVILAAGGLGAVAAIPLGGASPVPLIAAMALYATGMGLVQPQTMAGAMMPFPRRAGTASSLLGVSQMVCAALIGVIVGHLIGTSAWPVAVPLALTGSGTLLLWVVSRGVRAREAHR, from the coding sequence ATGCTTCGTCCCGACACGTTCGCGTTGACCGCGCTGCTCGCGCTCCTGACCGCGCTCGGGCCGCTCGCGGTCGACATGTATCTGCCGTCGTTTCCCGACATCGGGCGGCTGCTTGGCGCGCCGCCCGCGACCGTGCAGCTCACGCTCTCGCTCTACATGGTGTCGTATGCGGTTGGGCAGGTGATCTATGGCCCGCTCTCGGACCGCTATGGCCGCGTGCCGGTGCTGCGCGCCGCGCTCGCGATCTATTGCGTGGCGTCGCTCGGCTGCGCCTTCGCGCCGGACATCGAGATGCTGCTCGCCGCCCGCATCGTCCAGGCGCTCGGCTCGTCCGGCGCAGTCGTGCTCGCACGTGCGGTCGTGCGCGACCTCTATTCCGGCGCACGCGCGGGCCGCGAACTCTCGCTGATGGGCGCCATCATGGCGCTCGCGCCGGTGTTTGCGCCGATGATCGGCGGCGTGTTGCAGAGCGCCTTCGGCTGGCGCTCGCATTTCATCCTGCAGATCGCGTTCGGACTGATCGCGATCTATTTCGTGTGGCGCAAGTTGCCCGAGACGCTGAAAACCGCGACGACAGGACCGCTGTCCCCGCGCGCGATCTTCGCCGGCTACGCCGAGATCGCGCGCAACCGCGCGGTGCTCGCCTATGTCGGCATGCTGGCGGTGAGCTTTGCCGGCGTGTTCGCCTGGATTTCGGGCTCGTCGTTCGTCCTGCAGGACATCTACGGCCTCTCGGCCCTGTCATTCGGGCTGGCCTTCGCGGCGGCAAGCGCCGGCTACCTCGTCGGCACCACCGTTGCGACCCGCATCGTGCTGCGCCTCGGCATCGACCGCACCATCGGCGCCGGCGCGGTCATACTCGCGGCGGGCGGCCTTGGGGCGGTTGCGGCGATCCCGCTGGGCGGGGCATCGCCTGTTCCGCTGATCGCCGCGATGGCGCTCTACGCCACCGGCATGGGGCTGGTGCAGCCGCAGACGATGGCGGGCGCCATGATGCCGTTTCCGCGGCGCGCCGGCACGGCGTCGTCGCTGCTTGGGGTGTCGCAGATGGTCTGCGCCGCGCTCATCGGTGTGATCGTCGGGCACCTGATCGGTACAAGCGCGTGGCCGGTCGCGGTCCCGCTCGCGCTGACCGGAAGCGGCACGCTGCTGTTGTGGGTCGTGTCGCGCGGCGTGCGGGCGCGCGAGGCGCACCGCTAG
- a CDS encoding SprT family zinc-dependent metalloprotease — MSLRALLFRRPPDPQLIEIAFDGATYPIELKRHAQARRYTLRIRATDRTVVLTMPLRGSVKEARAFAQRSAAWIAARLKRLPQPIPFTESLELPLRGVPHRIVHRAARGTVWTEAGPDMPLLCVTGDRAHLARRVRDYLKREAKRDLEAASRRYAAELDVTVRRVAVRDQTSRWGSCTAAGVLSYSWRLILSPPYVLDYLAAHEVAHLVEMNHSRRFWHVVDSICPDWHRAKGWLTANGNALHRYGASGAVHDREPQDAID; from the coding sequence ATGTCGCTGCGCGCGCTCCTTTTCCGCCGGCCACCCGATCCGCAACTGATCGAGATCGCGTTCGACGGCGCGACCTATCCGATCGAGCTCAAGCGCCACGCGCAGGCGCGCCGCTACACGTTGCGGATCCGCGCCACGGACCGCACCGTCGTGCTGACGATGCCTCTGCGTGGCAGCGTGAAGGAGGCGCGCGCCTTCGCGCAACGCTCAGCCGCCTGGATCGCCGCAAGGCTGAAGCGGCTGCCGCAGCCGATCCCGTTCACCGAGAGCCTCGAGCTGCCGCTGCGCGGCGTGCCGCATCGCATCGTGCATCGCGCCGCGCGCGGCACGGTGTGGACGGAGGCCGGCCCCGACATGCCGCTGCTGTGCGTGACCGGCGATCGCGCGCATCTCGCGCGGCGCGTGCGCGATTACCTCAAACGCGAGGCGAAGCGCGATCTCGAAGCCGCCAGCCGCCGTTATGCGGCAGAGCTCGACGTCACGGTGCGGCGCGTCGCGGTGCGCGACCAGACGAGCCGCTGGGGCTCATGCACGGCGGCGGGCGTCCTCTCCTATTCGTGGCGGCTGATCCTCAGTCCCCCTTATGTGCTCGATTATCTGGCGGCGCACGAGGTTGCGCATCTCGTCGAGATGAACCACTCGCGGCGGTTCTGGCACGTGGTCGATAGCATCTGTCCGGACTGGCATCGCGCCAAGGGCTGGCTCACCGCCAACGGAAATGCGCTGCATCGCTACGGGGCGTCAGGGGCCGTGCATGATCGCGAACCGCAGGACGCGATCGATTAG
- a CDS encoding penicillin-binding protein 1A, producing the protein MAERKSKERREPAFDDPPKKSAAGSRKKKKIKGPRRSILGRIAYWSLVIGLWCFIGAIGVIGWVAAHLPPIQSLEVPKRPPSIQIVGLNGRVLATRGEMGGSAVPLRELPPYLSKAFLAIEDRRFYSHHGVDPFGIARAVSANILHRGVSQGGSTLTQQLAKNLFLTQERTMQRKLQEVILSVWLERKFTKDEILDLYLNRVYFGSGAYGVEAAAQRYFGKSARNVTLQEAALLAGLVKSPSKLAPTRNYDGAERRSQIVLAAMSDAGYVSESQVKTALALAPKIVKQSAGGSINYVADWVMDVLNDVVGRVEQDIVVETTIDPTLQAAAEKALLDELIPKGAKFDVEQGALVAMTPQGAVRALVGGKNYAESQFNRAVAAKRQPGSAFKPFVYLTALERGLTPDTVREDKPIDVKGWKPENYSHEYFGPVTLTKALALSLNTVSVRLTLEVGPQAVVRTAHRLGIASKLEPNASIALGTSEVSVMELVSAYVPFANGGIAVAPHVIDKVRTAGGKLIYKAHNPGLGRVIDERNAAMMNQMMQETLATGTARKASLPGYPAAGKTGTSQDYRDAWFIGYTGHLVAGVWLGNDDNSPTKKLTGGAMPADIWNKFMTAAHQGLPNADLPGMAGRTIDAAPPAAPVAAPSSPLTSMLSPTPAAPMTRDDDMRPVAPVPLAPAKPPAVAVAPMPHVQPAPRTPAPAPRPVATAPQPRPQMAQAIPQSNVPRPPGSVGAQPARPTPPPRANLFQVDGFILDNLNRR; encoded by the coding sequence ATGGCCGAGCGTAAAAGTAAAGAACGGCGGGAGCCGGCCTTCGACGATCCTCCGAAGAAATCTGCAGCCGGTTCGCGCAAGAAAAAGAAGATCAAAGGCCCGCGCCGCTCGATCCTCGGGCGCATCGCCTACTGGTCGCTGGTGATCGGGCTGTGGTGCTTCATCGGCGCCATTGGCGTGATCGGATGGGTTGCGGCGCATCTGCCGCCGATCCAGTCGCTCGAAGTACCGAAGCGGCCGCCCTCGATCCAGATCGTGGGGCTCAACGGCCGCGTGCTGGCGACCCGCGGCGAAATGGGCGGCTCGGCCGTGCCGCTGCGCGAATTGCCGCCGTACCTCTCGAAGGCGTTCCTTGCGATCGAAGACCGCCGCTTCTATTCGCACCACGGCGTCGATCCCTTCGGGATCGCGCGCGCGGTTAGCGCCAACATCCTGCATCGCGGCGTCTCGCAGGGTGGCTCCACGCTCACCCAGCAGCTCGCGAAGAACCTCTTCCTCACGCAGGAGCGCACCATGCAGCGCAAGCTGCAGGAGGTGATCCTCAGCGTCTGGCTCGAGCGCAAATTCACCAAGGACGAGATTCTCGACCTCTACCTCAACCGGGTCTATTTCGGCTCGGGCGCCTACGGCGTCGAAGCCGCCGCGCAGCGCTACTTCGGCAAATCGGCGCGCAACGTCACGCTCCAGGAAGCAGCGCTGCTCGCGGGCCTCGTGAAGTCGCCGTCCAAGCTCGCGCCGACGCGCAACTACGACGGCGCCGAGCGCCGCTCGCAGATCGTGCTCGCCGCCATGTCGGATGCGGGCTACGTCTCGGAGAGCCAGGTCAAGACGGCGCTTGCCCTTGCGCCGAAGATCGTGAAGCAGAGCGCGGGCGGCTCGATCAACTACGTCGCCGACTGGGTGATGGACGTGCTCAACGACGTGGTCGGGCGCGTCGAGCAGGACATCGTGGTCGAGACCACGATCGATCCGACCCTTCAAGCCGCGGCCGAGAAGGCGCTGCTCGACGAGCTGATCCCGAAGGGCGCGAAGTTCGACGTCGAGCAGGGCGCATTGGTCGCGATGACGCCGCAGGGCGCGGTGCGTGCGCTGGTCGGCGGCAAGAACTACGCGGAAAGCCAGTTCAACCGCGCGGTCGCGGCGAAGCGCCAGCCGGGTTCGGCGTTCAAGCCGTTTGTCTATCTCACCGCGCTGGAGCGCGGGCTCACCCCCGACACGGTACGCGAAGACAAGCCGATCGACGTGAAGGGCTGGAAGCCGGAGAACTACAGCCACGAATATTTCGGGCCGGTCACGCTCACCAAGGCGCTGGCGCTCTCGCTCAATACCGTCTCGGTGCGGCTGACGCTCGAAGTAGGCCCGCAGGCGGTGGTGCGTACCGCGCACCGCCTCGGCATCGCGTCGAAGCTCGAGCCGAACGCTTCCATCGCGCTCGGCACCTCGGAAGTCTCCGTGATGGAGCTCGTCTCGGCCTATGTGCCGTTTGCGAACGGCGGCATCGCGGTCGCGCCGCACGTGATCGACAAGGTGCGCACCGCCGGCGGCAAGCTCATCTACAAGGCGCACAATCCGGGGCTCGGCCGCGTCATCGACGAGCGCAACGCCGCGATGATGAACCAGATGATGCAGGAGACGCTTGCCACCGGCACCGCGCGCAAGGCCTCGCTCCCGGGCTATCCGGCGGCCGGCAAGACCGGCACGTCGCAGGATTACCGCGACGCCTGGTTCATCGGTTACACCGGTCACTTGGTCGCGGGCGTGTGGCTTGGCAATGACGACAATTCGCCGACCAAGAAGCTGACCGGCGGCGCGATGCCGGCCGACATCTGGAACAAGTTCATGACTGCCGCGCATCAGGGGCTGCCGAATGCCGACCTGCCCGGCATGGCGGGCCGCACCATCGATGCTGCTCCGCCCGCCGCGCCCGTTGCGGCGCCGAGTTCTCCGCTCACCTCGATGCTGTCGCCGACGCCGGCCGCGCCCATGACGCGCGACGACGATATGCGTCCGGTCGCGCCGGTGCCGCTTGCGCCTGCGAAGCCTCCGGCGGTCGCGGTCGCCCCGATGCCGCATGTTCAGCCGGCGCCACGCACACCTGCTCCGGCGCCGCGTCCGGTCGCGACCGCGCCGCAGCCGCGCCCGCAGATGGCGCAGGCGATCCCGCAGTCGAACGTCCCGCGCCCGCCCGGATCGGTCGGTGCACAGCCGGCGAGACCGACGCCGCCACCGCGCGCGAACCTGTTCCAGGTCGACGGCTTCATTCTGGACAATCTCAATCGGCGCTAG